In a genomic window of Amycolatopsis japonica:
- a CDS encoding DUF3159 domain-containing protein translates to MTSRPPRESLAQILGGRRGAIDASIPPAAFVLGWLIAGQSIAWGSGVAIGVAVLLGGYRVARGDKARAVVVSLAAVIAAALIALHTGRAEDFFLIQLLSNVASALLWAASIVVRWPLLGVVVGLVIGQKTRWRRDPALLRAYSRASWVWVFLQYTLRVAVYGSLWWSGQVVALGIARTVLSWPLVAVTVAVSGWVLYRTLPPDHPGLRVVEENEDPSDSEPGGLPRT, encoded by the coding sequence GTGACCTCACGACCCCCGCGCGAGTCGCTCGCCCAGATCCTCGGCGGGCGGCGTGGCGCCATCGACGCGAGCATCCCGCCCGCGGCCTTCGTCCTGGGCTGGCTGATCGCCGGTCAGTCGATCGCCTGGGGCTCCGGAGTGGCGATCGGGGTGGCGGTGCTGCTCGGCGGGTACCGGGTCGCGCGGGGCGACAAGGCCCGCGCGGTCGTGGTGAGCCTCGCCGCGGTGATCGCCGCCGCGCTGATCGCGCTGCACACCGGGCGCGCCGAAGACTTCTTCCTCATCCAGCTGCTGTCCAATGTGGCCAGCGCGCTGCTGTGGGCGGCCAGCATCGTGGTCCGGTGGCCGCTGCTCGGCGTCGTGGTCGGGCTCGTCATCGGGCAGAAGACCCGCTGGCGCCGCGATCCCGCGCTGCTGCGCGCGTATTCACGGGCGAGCTGGGTGTGGGTCTTCCTCCAGTACACCCTGCGGGTCGCCGTGTACGGCTCGCTGTGGTGGAGCGGGCAGGTGGTCGCGCTCGGTATCGCGCGGACGGTGCTGTCCTGGCCGCTGGTCGCGGTGACGGTCGCCGTGAGCGGCTGGGTGCTGTACCGCACGCTGCCGCCGGATCATCCCGGTCTGCGGGTGGTGGAGGAAAACGAAGATCCCTCGGATTCCGAGCCCGGTGGGCTGCCCAGGACATAA
- a CDS encoding N-acetylglucosamine kinase, with protein MSHVVGVDAGGTSTRAIAVDASGAVLGTGRADGANPNSHPPHTAASRIASAITGALGELDPAATAACVVGMAGVSKLSDPSIAEIFEAAWKDAGIGPVRTVPDPEVAYASATSSPDGSVLVAGTGSIAGRIRGRRMVSTVGGYGWLLGDEGSAYWLGREAVRSTLDVLGRGGEPGPLARAVLTEALGPSAVDAGSDRSPLWRALVTSANAEAPIRLARFAPFVSEAYREGDPAADEITTRAAALLVTNVMTARDPGERTPIVLVGGVLSSEGPVGTKVRAELAGLEVLTSTDGVLGAAWLAAVDAYGEGAPRPAHR; from the coding sequence GTGAGTCACGTCGTAGGTGTGGACGCCGGAGGCACGTCGACGCGAGCGATCGCCGTCGACGCCTCCGGCGCCGTCCTCGGCACCGGGCGCGCGGACGGGGCGAACCCCAACTCCCATCCACCGCACACGGCCGCGTCGCGGATCGCGAGCGCGATCACCGGCGCGCTGGGCGAGCTCGACCCGGCCGCGACGGCGGCGTGCGTCGTCGGCATGGCGGGCGTCAGCAAACTGAGCGATCCGTCGATCGCGGAGATCTTCGAAGCCGCTTGGAAGGACGCGGGGATCGGTCCGGTGCGGACGGTTCCCGACCCGGAGGTCGCCTACGCGTCGGCGACCTCTTCGCCCGACGGTTCGGTTCTCGTCGCGGGAACCGGGTCGATCGCCGGCCGGATCCGTGGCAGGCGCATGGTTTCCACCGTCGGCGGCTACGGCTGGTTGCTCGGTGACGAAGGTTCGGCGTACTGGCTCGGCCGTGAAGCCGTTCGTTCCACTTTGGATGTTCTCGGCCGCGGCGGCGAACCCGGTCCGCTCGCGCGTGCCGTGCTCACCGAAGCGCTCGGACCGTCCGCAGTGGACGCGGGGAGCGACCGGTCCCCGCTCTGGCGCGCGCTCGTCACGAGCGCCAATGCCGAAGCGCCGATCCGGCTCGCCAGGTTCGCCCCGTTCGTCAGCGAGGCCTACCGCGAAGGCGACCCGGCGGCGGACGAGATCACCACCCGCGCGGCCGCCCTGCTGGTGACGAACGTCATGACCGCGCGGGATCCCGGGGAGAGGACGCCGATCGTCCTGGTGGGCGGAGTGCTGTCGTCGGAGGGCCCGGTCGGGACGAAGGTCCGCGCCGAACTCGCCGGCCTCGAAGTCCTGACCAGCACCGATGGGGTCCTCGGGGCCGCGTGGCTCGCCGCCGTCGACGCCTATGGGGAAGGGGCGCCGCGACCGGCGCATCGGTGA
- a CDS encoding SIS domain-containing protein: MTEQRPGEHMAAEISQQPAILAGIVERQAEIAEVAEAISKRPPRFALLAARGSSDHAALYAKYLIEVLLGLPCGLVSPSTATLYGARPDLRDVLFITVSQSGGSPDLIEVTETARRQGALTVSVTNTPESPLRAAAELGVDIGAGLEKAVAATKTYSATLLSLYLLIDAVRGGKGEDAEKLGELAQQTLDGSVEGVQRAVDRYRFVDRVLTTGRGYSYASALEGSLKLAETSYLAARAYSGADLLHGPVAAVDGETAVLAVTSQGHGVGAMQEVLEAVGKRGADVLAVGSASADVPAALRIGVAPSAEEVAPILEILPIQRIALGLSLARGGDPDSPRGLLKVTKTR; encoded by the coding sequence ATGACCGAACAGCGCCCCGGCGAGCACATGGCCGCGGAGATCTCCCAGCAACCCGCCATTCTGGCAGGAATCGTGGAGCGACAGGCCGAAATCGCCGAGGTGGCCGAAGCCATCTCCAAGCGCCCGCCCAGGTTCGCACTGCTCGCCGCCCGGGGCTCCAGCGACCACGCCGCCCTGTATGCGAAGTACCTGATCGAAGTACTCCTCGGTCTCCCCTGCGGTCTCGTTTCGCCCTCCACCGCGACTTTGTACGGCGCCCGTCCCGATCTGCGGGACGTTCTCTTCATCACAGTAAGCCAAAGCGGTGGTTCTCCGGATCTCATCGAGGTCACCGAAACCGCGCGTCGCCAGGGAGCGCTGACCGTCTCGGTCACCAACACCCCGGAATCGCCGCTGCGCGCCGCCGCCGAACTCGGCGTCGACATCGGCGCGGGGCTGGAAAAGGCCGTGGCCGCCACCAAGACGTACTCGGCCACCTTGCTGTCGCTTTACCTTCTGATCGACGCGGTCCGCGGCGGCAAGGGCGAGGACGCGGAGAAGCTGGGCGAGCTCGCACAGCAGACCCTCGACGGTTCCGTCGAAGGCGTGCAGCGCGCGGTGGACCGCTACCGCTTCGTCGACCGGGTGCTCACCACCGGTCGCGGCTACTCCTACGCCTCGGCGCTGGAAGGTTCCTTGAAGCTGGCGGAAACCAGCTACCTCGCCGCCCGCGCGTACAGCGGCGCGGACCTGTTGCACGGTCCGGTCGCCGCGGTCGACGGTGAGACCGCCGTGCTGGCCGTGACGAGCCAGGGCCACGGCGTGGGCGCGATGCAGGAGGTCCTCGAGGCCGTCGGCAAACGCGGCGCGGACGTGCTCGCGGTCGGTTCGGCTTCGGCGGACGTCCCCGCGGCGCTGCGGATCGGCGTCGCGCCGTCCGCCGAAGAGGTCGCCCCGATCCTGGAGATCCTGCCCATCCAGCGGATCGCGCTCGGCCTCTCGCTGGCGCGCGGCGGTGACCCGGACAGCCCCCGCGGGCTGCTCAAGGTGACCAAGACCCGGTGA
- a CDS encoding GntR family transcriptional regulator produces the protein MLETTTASEAGATAGMRGQREPKYWALKQHLLDLLDALPPGSPIPTERALAGEFTVSRTTVRQALADLTAEGRLHRVQGKGTFAAEPKLAQRLQLSSYTEDMRKQGLKPSSKLLEIDELPVEADLAKLLGIRVGAKILRLRRLRLADSQPMALETTHLPLGRFRGLRKHVSAGGSLYAVLREHYGVELERAEETIETALAGPHEAEMLGADVGMPMLLLSRHSFATDGKPVEFARAIYRGDRYKFVTTLLP, from the coding sequence ATGTTGGAGACAACCACCGCGAGTGAGGCGGGCGCTACGGCAGGGATGCGCGGACAGCGCGAACCCAAGTACTGGGCGCTGAAACAGCATCTGCTCGATCTGCTCGACGCGTTGCCCCCGGGCTCGCCGATTCCGACGGAACGGGCACTGGCGGGGGAATTCACCGTTTCGCGCACCACGGTCCGGCAGGCGCTCGCCGACCTCACCGCCGAGGGCAGGCTCCACCGCGTGCAGGGCAAGGGCACCTTCGCCGCCGAACCGAAACTCGCGCAGCGCCTGCAGTTGTCGTCCTACACCGAGGACATGCGCAAGCAGGGCCTCAAGCCTTCCTCCAAGCTCCTGGAGATCGACGAACTGCCCGTCGAAGCCGATCTGGCGAAACTGCTCGGAATCCGGGTGGGCGCGAAGATTCTTCGCCTTCGCCGTCTCCGGCTCGCCGATTCGCAGCCGATGGCGCTCGAGACCACGCATCTCCCGCTCGGCCGGTTCCGCGGTTTGCGCAAACACGTTTCCGCAGGTGGCTCCCTGTACGCCGTGTTGAGGGAGCACTACGGCGTCGAGCTCGAAAGGGCCGAGGAAACGATCGAGACCGCTCTCGCCGGACCGCACGAGGCGGAGATGCTCGGCGCCGACGTCGGAATGCCGATGTTGCTCCTTTCGAGGCATTCCTTCGCCACCGACGGAAAACCGGTCGAGTTCGCCAGGGCGATCTACCGGGGTGACCGTTACAAATTCGTCACCACGCTGCTTCCTTGA
- a CDS encoding MFS transporter produces the protein MTDTAAGIRWGTPVARGVLATTIVGSGMAMLDGTIINVALPRIGEELEASVAGLQWILDGYLLALAALILVAGSLGDRYGRRRMFLVGVVWFGVASGLCAAATTTEMLVATRILQGIGGALLTPGSLAILQASFAHDDRARAIGAWSGLGGIAAAIGPLLGGVLVQVWSWRLAFLINLPLAAVCVLLARRYVPESRDEEATGHPDFLAAAVGAIGLAGLTGALVETPGRGIGDVVVLVAIVLGVVGLVAFLVIQHRSADPLVPPKLFRDRTFSLANALTFVVYAALGGVMMLMVMQLQVSLGYSPTAAGLAGLPITVIMLLFSGRSGALAQKIGPRTQLVVGPILVGVGMLLLMRVGPGSSYLGSVLPAVVVFGAGLATVVAPVTATVLAAAPDRYAGVASGVNNAIARSGGLLAIAVLPAVAGLSGAAYTDPVALTAGWRTALLVCAALAIGGGLIALGIHNGVLDTPSAEDTDESPHPGECLHCGVDSPPTHVRPGGHA, from the coding sequence ATGACTGACACGGCGGCGGGAATCCGATGGGGGACGCCGGTGGCGCGCGGCGTACTCGCCACGACCATCGTCGGCTCGGGCATGGCGATGCTCGACGGGACGATCATCAACGTCGCGCTCCCGAGGATCGGCGAAGAACTCGAAGCGTCCGTCGCGGGCCTTCAATGGATCCTCGACGGCTATCTGCTCGCGCTCGCCGCGCTGATCCTCGTCGCCGGATCACTCGGGGACCGCTACGGCCGCCGTCGCATGTTCCTCGTCGGCGTCGTCTGGTTCGGCGTCGCCTCCGGGCTGTGCGCCGCCGCGACGACCACCGAGATGCTCGTCGCGACCCGGATCCTCCAAGGGATCGGGGGAGCTTTGCTCACGCCCGGCTCCCTCGCGATCCTCCAAGCGTCCTTCGCCCACGACGACCGGGCCCGCGCGATCGGCGCCTGGTCCGGGCTCGGCGGGATCGCGGCGGCGATCGGCCCGCTGCTCGGCGGCGTCCTCGTGCAGGTGTGGTCGTGGCGGCTGGCGTTCCTGATCAACCTGCCGCTGGCCGCCGTCTGCGTCCTGCTCGCCCGGCGCTACGTGCCGGAGTCCCGCGACGAGGAGGCGACCGGGCATCCCGACTTCCTCGCCGCCGCCGTCGGCGCGATCGGTCTCGCCGGTCTCACCGGCGCGCTCGTGGAGACGCCCGGACGCGGTATCGGTGACGTCGTCGTCCTGGTGGCGATCGTGCTCGGCGTCGTCGGTCTGGTGGCGTTCCTGGTGATCCAGCATCGCTCCGCGGATCCGCTGGTGCCGCCGAAACTGTTCCGCGACCGGACGTTCAGTCTCGCCAACGCGCTGACCTTCGTCGTCTACGCGGCGCTCGGCGGCGTGATGATGCTGATGGTCATGCAGCTTCAGGTGTCGCTGGGCTATTCGCCGACCGCGGCCGGGCTCGCCGGGCTGCCGATCACCGTCATCATGCTGCTGTTCTCCGGCCGGTCGGGCGCGCTCGCGCAGAAGATCGGGCCGCGTACGCAACTGGTCGTCGGCCCGATCCTGGTCGGCGTGGGCATGCTCCTGCTGATGCGTGTCGGGCCGGGATCTTCGTACCTGGGGTCGGTGCTGCCCGCCGTCGTCGTGTTCGGCGCCGGGCTGGCGACGGTCGTCGCGCCGGTGACCGCGACGGTGCTGGCCGCCGCGCCGGACCGGTACGCCGGCGTCGCCTCCGGGGTCAACAACGCCATCGCCCGGTCCGGCGGCCTGCTCGCGATCGCCGTCCTGCCCGCCGTCGCCGGACTTTCCGGCGCCGCGTACACCGATCCGGTCGCGCTGACCGCGGGCTGGCGGACGGCGTTGCTGGTGTGCGCGGCGCTGGCGATCGGCGGCGGCCTGATCGCCCTCGGCATCCACAACGGTGTCCTCGACACCCCTTCGGCCGAGGACACCGACGAGTCACCGCATCCGGGCGAATGTCTCCATTGCGGGGTCGACTCGCCCCCGACACACGTCCGCCCCGGCGGTCACGCGTGA
- a CDS encoding threonine ammonia-lyase: protein MDLISIEEIRDAASRVKGVAVRTPLLAQGWAPLWLKPESLQPIGAFKVRGAYNAIAALTEDQRARGVVAFSSGNHAQAVAYSAKRFGIPAVILIPDVAPRAKVEATKALGAEVIEVPIDAQESSALAVAEERGLTMIPPFDHRDVIAGQGTVGLEIAEDLPDAGVVLVPLSGGGLASGVGTAIKALLPEAKVIGVEPELAADTAEGLRAGRRIEWPMDLRARTSADGLRAQPSDLTFAHLQSVLDDVITVSEEEIRDAVRTLAHRARLVAEPSGATATAAFLSHREALPPGKVVSVVSGGNLDPATLAELLA, encoded by the coding sequence ATGGATCTGATATCGATCGAGGAAATCCGCGACGCGGCGAGCCGTGTCAAAGGCGTCGCGGTGCGCACACCGCTGCTGGCACAAGGGTGGGCGCCGTTGTGGCTCAAACCGGAAAGCCTTCAGCCGATCGGCGCTTTCAAGGTGCGCGGCGCGTACAATGCGATCGCCGCGTTGACCGAAGATCAGCGCGCTCGCGGCGTCGTCGCGTTTTCCAGTGGCAACCACGCGCAAGCGGTCGCGTACTCGGCGAAGCGATTCGGGATCCCCGCGGTGATCCTCATTCCGGACGTCGCCCCGCGCGCCAAGGTCGAAGCCACCAAGGCGCTCGGCGCCGAAGTCATCGAGGTCCCGATCGACGCGCAGGAGTCCTCCGCGCTCGCCGTCGCCGAGGAACGGGGACTCACCATGATCCCGCCGTTCGACCACCGTGACGTCATCGCCGGACAGGGCACCGTCGGCCTGGAGATCGCCGAAGACCTGCCGGACGCAGGCGTCGTCCTCGTCCCGCTCAGCGGCGGCGGGCTGGCCTCGGGCGTCGGCACGGCGATCAAGGCGCTGCTGCCGGAGGCGAAGGTCATCGGCGTCGAGCCGGAGCTGGCGGCCGACACCGCCGAGGGCCTGCGCGCGGGCAGGCGTATCGAGTGGCCGATGGACCTGCGGGCGCGGACCAGCGCCGACGGTCTGCGCGCCCAGCCGTCGGATCTGACCTTCGCGCACCTCCAGTCGGTGCTCGACGACGTCATCACCGTTTCGGAGGAGGAGATCCGGGACGCCGTCCGGACGCTGGCGCACCGCGCGCGGCTGGTCGCCGAGCCGAGCGGCGCCACCGCGACCGCCGCGTTCCTCTCCCACCGCGAAGCGCTGCCGCCGGGCAAGGTCGTTTCGGTCGTTTCGGGCGGCAACCTGGACCCCGCGACCCTCGCCGAACTACTGGCTTAG
- the thiE gene encoding thiamine phosphate synthase translates to MPTLSGSPIRARLADARLYLCTDARRGRGDLAEFADAALAGGVDIIQLRDKTGGAPIEAKHEIAALEVLAEACEKHDKLLAVNDRADVALAVGAHVLHLGQDDIPVSLARRVLGDDVVIGRSTHSAEQAAAAAGEPGVDYFCTGPCWPTPTKPGRSAPGLDLVRSTAASGTTRPWFAIGGIDTERLPEVLAAGASRIVVVRAITEAEDPEAAARTLRSALP, encoded by the coding sequence ATGCCCACCCTGTCTGGTTCGCCGATCCGCGCCCGGCTCGCGGACGCCCGCCTGTACCTCTGCACCGACGCCCGCCGCGGCCGCGGCGATCTCGCCGAATTCGCCGACGCGGCGCTGGCCGGCGGGGTCGACATCATCCAGCTGCGGGACAAGACCGGCGGTGCCCCGATCGAGGCGAAACACGAGATCGCCGCCCTCGAAGTGCTGGCCGAGGCGTGCGAGAAGCACGACAAGCTGCTCGCGGTGAACGACCGGGCGGACGTCGCGCTCGCCGTCGGCGCGCACGTGCTGCACCTGGGTCAGGACGACATCCCGGTGTCGCTGGCGCGCCGCGTGCTGGGGGACGACGTGGTGATCGGCCGGTCCACCCATTCGGCCGAACAGGCCGCGGCCGCCGCCGGGGAGCCCGGCGTCGACTACTTCTGCACCGGCCCGTGCTGGCCGACCCCGACGAAACCGGGCCGGTCCGCGCCGGGACTCGACCTGGTGCGCTCGACGGCCGCGTCCGGGACGACGCGGCCGTGGTTCGCGATCGGCGGGATCGATACCGAGCGGCTGCCCGAGGTGCTGGCCGCGGGGGCCTCGCGGATCGTCGTCGTCCGGGCGATCACCGAGGCCGAAGACCCCGAAGCGGCCGCTCGCACGCTTCGCTCCGCCCTCCCCTGA
- the thiO gene encoding glycine oxidase ThiO → MKELSVVGGGVIGLSVAWRASARGRRVTVYDPDPGRGASWLAGGMLAPVTEAWPGEEDVLTLGEASLRRWPDFARDLAEEGVDPGLSPHGTLVVALDSADAGNLEMLAAYLTELGREVEQLTGREARRAEPGLAGTVRSGLLVPGDLAVDNRKLLHALKHACDVHGVEFRHETVTELEDLDGDVVLAAGAWTGRLHPALDGAVRPLKGEILRLRPRRGCLPPPKRTVRAMVEGRPIYLVPRDDGQLVLGATQYEAGFDETVTVRGVRELLEGAERVFPGLTEYELVETAAGLRAASIDTMPFIGELGEGVFAATGHHRNGLLMAPVTADAAVAWLEGRPLPDEVAAATPSRRSEERV, encoded by the coding sequence ATGAAGGAACTTTCGGTTGTCGGCGGCGGGGTCATCGGCCTCTCGGTCGCTTGGCGTGCGTCCGCGCGCGGTCGTCGCGTCACCGTGTACGACCCGGATCCGGGGCGAGGCGCGTCGTGGCTCGCGGGCGGAATGCTCGCGCCGGTCACCGAGGCCTGGCCCGGCGAGGAGGACGTGCTCACCCTCGGTGAGGCGTCGCTGCGCCGCTGGCCGGATTTCGCCCGTGACCTGGCCGAAGAGGGTGTCGATCCGGGCCTTTCCCCGCACGGCACACTCGTCGTCGCGCTGGACAGCGCCGACGCGGGCAACCTCGAAATGCTCGCCGCGTACCTCACCGAACTCGGCCGCGAGGTGGAGCAGCTGACCGGGCGCGAAGCCCGCCGCGCCGAGCCCGGTCTCGCCGGAACAGTCCGAAGTGGACTCCTGGTACCCGGGGACCTGGCCGTGGACAACAGAAAGCTGCTGCACGCGCTCAAACACGCGTGCGATGTGCACGGCGTCGAGTTCCGCCACGAGACGGTCACCGAGCTCGAAGACCTCGACGGCGACGTCGTCCTCGCCGCTGGTGCCTGGACCGGACGCCTCCACCCCGCGCTCGACGGCGCGGTCCGCCCGCTGAAGGGGGAGATCCTGCGCCTGCGGCCGCGACGGGGCTGCCTGCCGCCGCCGAAGAGGACCGTCCGCGCGATGGTCGAGGGCCGCCCGATCTATCTCGTCCCGCGCGACGACGGGCAGCTCGTACTCGGCGCGACCCAGTACGAGGCCGGTTTCGACGAGACCGTCACCGTCCGAGGCGTCCGTGAGCTGCTCGAAGGCGCGGAGCGCGTCTTCCCGGGCCTGACCGAATACGAACTCGTGGAGACGGCTGCCGGGCTTCGCGCGGCGAGCATCGACACGATGCCTTTCATCGGTGAGCTGGGCGAAGGCGTCTTCGCCGCGACAGGTCACCATCGCAACGGTCTCCTGATGGCCCCGGTCACCGCGGACGCCGCGGTCGCCTGGCTGGAGGGACGGCCGTTGCCGGACGAGGTCGCGGCGGCCACGCCGTCGCGGCGAAGCGAGGAGCGGGTGTGA
- the thiS gene encoding sulfur carrier protein ThiS encodes MEIQVNGQWHEFPDGTTVEGVLEALGTATRGVAVAVDGVVVRRGDWPESVVRKGASVDILTAVQGG; translated from the coding sequence ATGGAGATCCAGGTCAACGGCCAGTGGCACGAATTCCCCGACGGGACCACCGTCGAGGGTGTGCTGGAGGCGCTGGGCACGGCGACGCGGGGGGTCGCGGTCGCGGTGGACGGTGTGGTCGTCCGGCGTGGCGACTGGCCGGAATCGGTGGTGCGCAAGGGCGCCAGCGTCGACATCCTCACCGCTGTGCAAGGAGGCTGA
- the thiG gene encoding thiazole synthase (functions in thiamine (vitamin B1) biosynthesis; in Bacillus subtilis this enzyme catalyzes the formation of thiazole from dehydroxyglycine and 1-deoxy-D-xylulose-5-phosphate and ThiS-thiocarboxylate), producing MNGDELVIGEHKLSSRLIIGTGGAGNLAVLERALVASGTELTTVAMRKADAEGGSGVLELLRRLGIRLLPNTAGCRTAAEAVLTAQLAREALETDLIKLEVHADDRTLLPDPFETLEAAEQLAADGFTVLAYTNDDPVLALRLEEAGCAAVMPLGAPIGTGLGIRNPHNIELIVSRAGVPVILDAGIGTASDATLAMELGCDAVLLSTAVTRAADPERMASAMRAAVTAGRLAAGAGRIPQRFWAHASSPPR from the coding sequence ATGAACGGTGACGAACTCGTCATCGGCGAGCACAAACTCTCGTCGCGGCTGATCATCGGCACCGGCGGCGCGGGCAACCTCGCCGTGCTGGAACGCGCGCTGGTGGCGTCCGGGACGGAACTGACCACCGTCGCCATGCGCAAGGCCGACGCCGAAGGCGGCTCCGGTGTCCTCGAACTGCTTCGGCGGCTCGGCATCCGCCTGCTGCCCAACACCGCAGGCTGCCGTACGGCCGCCGAAGCGGTCCTCACCGCGCAGCTCGCCCGCGAAGCGCTCGAAACCGACCTCATCAAGCTGGAGGTCCACGCCGACGACCGCACGCTGCTGCCCGACCCGTTCGAGACCCTCGAAGCGGCCGAACAGCTCGCCGCGGACGGTTTCACCGTGCTCGCGTACACGAACGACGACCCGGTGCTGGCACTGCGGCTGGAGGAGGCGGGCTGTGCGGCGGTGATGCCGCTCGGCGCGCCCATCGGCACCGGTCTCGGCATCCGGAACCCGCACAACATCGAGCTGATCGTGTCGCGCGCCGGGGTCCCGGTGATCCTCGACGCCGGGATCGGCACGGCTTCCGACGCGACGCTGGCGATGGAGCTCGGCTGCGACGCCGTCCTGCTCTCCACCGCCGTGACCAGGGCCGCGGATCCGGAACGGATGGCATCGGCGATGCGGGCCGCCGTCACCGCCGGGCGGCTGGCCGCCGGCGCGGGGCGGATCCCGCAGCGGTTCTGGGCGCACGCCTCGAGCCCTCCACGGTAA
- a CDS encoding MarR family winged helix-turn-helix transcriptional regulator, with translation MTTSTVQDVSGRLFLAVGRLSRSLRQAGVPGPGHGAISALATLVHHGQLRLGDLAAKEGVAAATMSRIVASLVEAGYVSRESDPIDRRAWLAEATEEGERLVSGVRSTRVNELGKRLERLTPEHQAALAAALPALEALIADEER, from the coding sequence GTGACCACGTCAACGGTCCAGGACGTTTCGGGCAGGTTGTTCCTGGCCGTGGGCAGGCTGTCCCGGTCACTGCGGCAGGCGGGCGTGCCCGGACCAGGCCACGGTGCGATCTCCGCGCTCGCGACGCTCGTGCATCACGGACAGCTCCGTCTGGGGGATCTCGCGGCGAAGGAAGGCGTCGCCGCGGCCACCATGTCGAGGATCGTCGCTTCGCTGGTCGAAGCGGGCTACGTCAGCCGTGAATCGGACCCGATCGACAGGCGCGCCTGGCTCGCGGAGGCCACCGAAGAGGGCGAGAGGCTGGTTTCCGGCGTCCGGTCGACGCGGGTGAACGAACTCGGCAAACGCCTCGAACGGCTGACTCCGGAGCACCAGGCGGCGCTCGCGGCGGCTCTCCCGGCGCTCGAAGCGCTTATTGCCGACGAAGAGCGCTGA
- a CDS encoding ion transporter: MTGRETVARVVEDRRFQNFIIAVIVFNAVTLGLETSTRMVAEYGTLLHTVDYVALGIFVLELGAKLYAYRAKFFRDPWNIFDLLVVGIAVIPTTGPFAVLRALRVLRVLRLISVVPSMRKVVTGLLASIPGMASIAALLALIIFVAGVMATKLFGAISPENFGDLGTSLFTLFQVMTGEAWPDIAKEIMKEAPMAWVFFVVYILVSSFAVLNLFIAVVVSGMEDELRQDIREEEAKQAETQAQANKEILDELRALRAEVSALRRQ; encoded by the coding sequence GTGACGGGACGCGAAACGGTGGCCAGGGTCGTCGAAGACCGCCGCTTCCAGAACTTCATCATCGCGGTGATCGTCTTCAACGCCGTCACCCTCGGCCTGGAGACCTCGACCAGAATGGTCGCCGAGTACGGGACGCTGCTGCACACGGTCGACTACGTCGCACTCGGGATCTTCGTCCTCGAACTCGGCGCGAAGCTCTACGCCTACCGCGCGAAGTTCTTCCGCGACCCGTGGAACATCTTCGACCTGCTCGTCGTCGGCATCGCGGTGATCCCCACGACCGGCCCGTTCGCGGTGCTGCGGGCGTTGCGGGTCCTGCGGGTGCTGCGGCTGATCTCGGTCGTGCCGTCGATGCGGAAGGTCGTCACCGGCCTGCTCGCGTCGATCCCCGGCATGGCTTCGATCGCCGCGCTCCTCGCGCTGATCATCTTCGTCGCGGGCGTGATGGCGACGAAACTGTTCGGCGCGATCTCACCGGAGAACTTCGGCGACCTCGGCACTTCGCTGTTCACGCTGTTCCAGGTGATGACGGGCGAGGCGTGGCCGGACATCGCGAAGGAGATCATGAAGGAAGCACCCATGGCCTGGGTGTTCTTCGTGGTCTACATCCTCGTGTCCAGCTTCGCGGTGCTGAACCTCTTCATCGCCGTGGTGGTCAGCGGGATGGAGGACGAGCTTCGCCAGGACATCCGCGAGGAAGAGGCGAAGCAGGCCGAAACCCAGGCTCAGGCGAACAAGGAGATCCTCGACGAGCTTCGCGCTCTTCGCGCCGAAGTCAGCGCTCTTCGTCGGCAATAA